In one window of Oncorhynchus kisutch isolate 150728-3 linkage group LG16, Okis_V2, whole genome shotgun sequence DNA:
- the LOC109879663 gene encoding calcium-binding protein 39-like encodes MPLFGKSHKNPADIVRTLKENMAILVKQDKKTDKASEEVSKCLVAMKEILYGTGDKEPHTETVAQLAQELYNSGLLISLVENLQVIDFEGKKDVCQIFNNILRRQIGTRSPTVEYFCSHQEVLFVLQKGYETPGSALNCGIMLRECIRHEPLAKLVLHSEHFQHFFNYVEMETFDIASDAFATFKDLLTRHKVLVAEYLEQNYDAIFDQYEKLLHSDNYVTKRQSLKLLGELLLDRHNFTVMTRYISKPENLKLMMNLLRDKSPNIQFEAFHVFKVFVANPNKTQPIIDILLKNQPKLIDFLSNFQKDRMDDEQFNDEKTYLIKQIRDLKKPAS; translated from the exons ATGCCGCTGTTCGGTAAATCCCACAAGAATCCCGCCGACATCGTCCGGACTCTGAAGGAGAACATGGCCATCCTGGTCAAACAAGACAAGAAAACAGATAAG GCATCAGAGGAGGTGTCTAAGTGTCTTGTGGCCATGAAGGAGATACTATATGGGACCGGTGACAAGGAGCCTCACACAGAGACGGTGGCCCAGTTGGCCCAGGAGCTCTACAACAGCGGCCTGCTCATCTCCCTGGTGGAAAACCTGCAGGTCATCGACTTTGAG GGGAAGAAGGACGTGTGTCAGATCTTCAACAACATCCTGCGGAGGCAGATTGGCACCCGCAGCCCCACTGTCGAGTACTTCTGCTCTCACCAAGAGGTGCTATTTGTGCTGCAAAAAGG GTATGAGACCCCTGGGTCTGCACTGAACTGTGGCATCATGCTGAGGGAGTGTATCAGACACGAGCCACTGGCCAAGCTGGTTCTCCACTCAGAACACTTCCAGCACTTCTTCAATTACGTAGAGATGGAGACCTTCGACATCGCCTCAGACGCTTTCGCCACCTTCAAG GACCTGCTCACAAGACACAAGGTCCTGGTAGCTGAATATCTAGAACAGAATTATGATGCC ATCTTTGACCAGTATGAGAAGTTATTACACTCTGATAACTATGTGACAAAGAGACAGTCATTAAAG ttGTTGGGAGAGCTTCTGTTGGACAGGCATAACTTCACAGTGATGACCCGGTACATCAGCAAGCCTGAGAACCTGAAGCTGATGATGAACCTACTGAGGGACAAGAGCCCTAACATACAATTTGAGGCCTTCCACGTCTTCAAG GTGTTTGTGGCGAACCCCAACAAGACGCAGCCCATCATAGACATCCTGCTGAAGAACCAGCCCAAACTCATCGACTTCCTTAGCAACTTCCAGAAGGACCGCATGGACGACGAGCAATTCAACGACGAGAAGACCTACCTAATCAAACAGATCCGAGACCTAAAGAAACCCGCCTCTTAA